In Nocardioides nitrophenolicus, the genomic window GCTCCGCCGAGGCGGACCCGTGGCCACCGCTGCTGGTGCTGGCCGGGGTCGCGCTCGCGGTCGGCCTGTGCCGGCGACTGCCGGGCGCGGCGCTGGTCGTGGCCTGGGGCACCGGCCTCGTCCAGCTGTGGCTCGGCGTCGACCCGATGCTGACCGAGGTGGTGCTCGCCGCGGTCGCCTTCGGCTGCGCACGGTGGGGCAGCCTGCCGACGGTGTGGCTGAGCGGATTCTCGATCCCGGTCAGTGTGGGGCTCGCGGTGCTGATCACCTCGCCGTACTCCTTCTACCAGGCGCTCGACGTCCTCGGCATCAACCGGATCGCGGTGGAGACCTACCGCAGCGGTGGCTACGACTGGCGGATCGTCGCCGGGCTGATCGGCTTCGCGCTGATGGCGACGCCCTGGCTGCTGGGCCTGGCGCTGCGCTTCGCGGCCCGCTCGCAGGACTCCCGGCGCTCCCAGGTCGCCGCCGAGGCGCAGCGCGACCAGGCCGAGGAGATCGCCCGGCTGCGCGAGGAGCAGGCCCAGCTCGCGCGCGACGTGCACGACGTGGTCGGGCACTCGCTCGCCGTGATCCTCGCCCAGGCGGAGTCCGCGCAGTACCTCGAGGACGCCGACACCCAGGGCCTGAAGACCACGATGGCCAACATCGCCGGCTCGGCGCGCTCCTCGCTGGAGGACGTGCGCCAGGTGCTCGCCTCGACGTCGGAGTCGCAGGCCGGAGCGGTGCAGCACACCGACCTCGACAGCCTGGTCGACGGCGTACGCGCGAGCGGGCACGAGGTGCTGACGACCGAGGTCGGCACGCCGCAGCCGATGCCGCCGGAGCTGGCCGTCGTCGCGTTCCGAGTGCTTCAGGAGATGCTGACCAATGCGATCAAGCACGGCCGCCGCGACCAGCCGGTCCACGTCGAGCGGCACTGGGAGGGCGACCTGCGGATCGAGGTGCGCAACGCGGTGCTTCCGGGCGACGTCCCGCCCGGCGGGGGGCAGGGCCTCGACGGGATGCGACGCCGGCTGGAGGCGGTCGGTGGTCATCTCGACGTACGCCGCCGGGCCGAGCCGCCGACCTTCACCGCGACCGCGTGGGTGCCGGTGAGGAACCGATGATCGAGGTACTGCTCGTCGACGACCAGGAGCTCTTCCGCGAGGGCGTGCGGGTCATCGTCGACGCCCAGGACGGGATGGCTGTCGTCGGCACCGCCGCGGACGGTGTCGAGGCCGTCCGCCTGGTCGACGAGCTGGCGCCGGACGTGGTGCTGATGGACATCCGGATGCCGGAGATGGACGGCGTCGAGGCGACCCGGCAGATCTTCCTGCCCGACCGGGCGGCCCGCCGCGAGAAGCCGGTGCGGGTCGTCGTCCTCACCACCTTCAACCTCGACGACCGGGCCGCGACCGCGATCAGGTACGGCGCCAGCGGGTTCCTCCTCAAGGGGACCACCCCGGTGATGCTGCGCGACGCGATCCGCACCGTGCACGCCGGCAACGCCGTGCTCGCGCCGGCGGACCTGTCCACCCTGCTGGACAGCCAGTTCAAGGCGGCCGCGGCGCCGCCGGCGGCGTACCTCGGCCTCACCGAGAAGGAGCGCGAGGTCTTCGCCGCGGTCGCCCGCGGGCTGTCCAACCAGGAGATCGCGGGGCAGGTCTTCCTCAGCGAGTCGACGGTGAAGACCCATGTGGGCGCGATCCTGCGCAAGCTCGGGCTGCGCGACCGGGTGCAGATCGTGGTGTTCGCCCACGAGCACGGGCTGGTGGGGTGAGCGTGCCGACCCGCGCCGACATCGTCACCTTCCACGACGCGCCGGTCCCGCCGGGTGCGACGCCCTGGGTGGCCGGCGGACCGTCGCCCGACGTCGCGGTCGTCCCGGCCGACCCGGCCTGGCCCGCGCACTTCGAGGAGGTCGCGGCGCGGATCCGCGGCGCGCTCGGC contains:
- a CDS encoding sensor histidine kinase, whose amino-acid sequence is MKRAERWLPDLLAAAAVVALALVEVKGSAEADPWPPLLVLAGVALAVGLCRRLPGAALVVAWGTGLVQLWLGVDPMLTEVVLAAVAFGCARWGSLPTVWLSGFSIPVSVGLAVLITSPYSFYQALDVLGINRIAVETYRSGGYDWRIVAGLIGFALMATPWLLGLALRFAARSQDSRRSQVAAEAQRDQAEEIARLREEQAQLARDVHDVVGHSLAVILAQAESAQYLEDADTQGLKTTMANIAGSARSSLEDVRQVLASTSESQAGAVQHTDLDSLVDGVRASGHEVLTTEVGTPQPMPPELAVVAFRVLQEMLTNAIKHGRRDQPVHVERHWEGDLRIEVRNAVLPGDVPPGGGQGLDGMRRRLEAVGGHLDVRRRAEPPTFTATAWVPVRNR
- a CDS encoding response regulator; this translates as MIEVLLVDDQELFREGVRVIVDAQDGMAVVGTAADGVEAVRLVDELAPDVVLMDIRMPEMDGVEATRQIFLPDRAARREKPVRVVVLTTFNLDDRAATAIRYGASGFLLKGTTPVMLRDAIRTVHAGNAVLAPADLSTLLDSQFKAAAAPPAAYLGLTEKEREVFAAVARGLSNQEIAGQVFLSESTVKTHVGAILRKLGLRDRVQIVVFAHEHGLVG